A window of the Besnoitia besnoiti strain Bb-Ger1 chromosome VI, whole genome shotgun sequence genome harbors these coding sequences:
- a CDS encoding hypothetical protein (encoded by transcript BESB_067180), whose translation MQPEAANKETPLYTENALSQRQVEKRKHEKKLQTQRVAWRNKSESISNRPRDIPPVWNTALETEIRQRCQPGFFVPCHYMRPIQQYMELYQRNAAEWQRNVDVGHGGNHTTEEDMTKAATEAPDLASAAGLGVWEYGDLSQCAPYDDVEFPEVSQALCDRTEVPFRSHCAYSRPEYWPVDSVYGRGHFEILDVEAGLKKKMLRRATARILEGNDGRRESPGRRGAPVRSSTTAGGDSPALHAGYASPPVKGLSSPFFFAGGDSAFPSPRLKHRKGLSSADPSTAINISKAMRSPSSSPAPRTRAGDVNGELIDPSSPLEKNIESQYLQMELYEKGYGRKVMEEVLRSPPRAAENKAKGEQAAKPCPPSKKSPPRPTAGEPASVVPRRADSGPTNTCGTVPQGSRAGPAPVRSSEGGERADGARGDAPPAVAKKLVRSPSSIPLVLRGPGSEKATLKILSQLSTT comes from the exons ATGCagccagaggcggcgaacAAGGAGACCCCGTTGTATACGGAAAACGCCTTGAGCCAGCGGCAGGTGGAGAAGCGGAAACATGAGAAAAAGCTGCAGACACAACGGGTGGCATGGAGGAATAAGAGTGAATCCATTAGTAATCGACCGCGCGATATCCCACCGGTTTGGAATACGGCGCTGGAGACAGAGATCAGACAGCGGTGTCAACCGGGATTTTTCGTCCCTTGCCACTACATGCGGCCAATCCAGCAGTACATGGAACTGTACCAGCGAAACGCCGCGGAGTGGCAACGAAACGTGGACGTCGGTCACGGAGGTAATCATACCACGGAGGAAGACATGACTAAAGCCGCCACGGAGGCCCC AGACCTTGCTTCAGCAGCAGGTTTGGGCGTATGGGAATACGGTGACTTGTCG CAATGCGCCCCATATGACGACGTGGAGTTCCCGGAAGTTTCGCAGGCATTGTGCGACCGTACAGAAGTGCCGTTTCGAAGCCATTGCGCATATAGCAGACCGGAGTACTGGCCTGTTGACAGCGTATACGGGCGAGGCCACTTTGAGATCCTGGATGTGGAAGCCGGTCTTAAGAAGAAAATGCTGCGGCGAGCCACAGCTCGAATACTCGAGGGCAACGACGGCCGACGGGAATCGCCAGGCCGGCGGGGCGCCCCTGTGAGAAGCTCCACCACAGCCGGTGGCGACTCACCGGCGTTGCATGCCGGCTATGCGAGCCCTCCCGTTAAGGGGCTGTCGAgtcccttcttcttcgccggtgGTGACTCAGCGTTCCCTAGTCCGCGGCTAAAGCATAGGAAAGGCCTCTCATCCGCAGATCCAAGCACTGCGATAAACATTTCCAAAGCCATGCGAAGCCCTTCCAGTTCGCCAGCGCCACGCACACGTGCTGGCGACGTGAACGGCGAGCTTATCGACCCCTCGTCTCC GCTCGAGAAGAACATCGAGTCGCAGTACCTGCAGATGGAACTGTATGAAAAAGGATACGGGCGAAAGGTGATGGAAGAGGTTCTTCGATCTCCTCCACGGGCTGCGGAAAACAAGGCGAAGGGAGAACAGGCGGCAAAACCCTGTCCACCTTCGAAAAAGAGTCCTCCACGTCCGACGGCCGGAGAGCCAGCTTCCGTCGTTCCCCGCAGGGCGGACAGCGGTCCAACTAATACTTGTGGAACTGTTCCCCAAGGCAGCCGGGCAGGACCGGCACCTGTGCGTTCCTCTGAAGGGGGGGAGCgggcggacggcgcgagaggagatgCGCCTCCGGCGGTCGCCAAGAAGCTCGTGCGATCTCCATCATCCATCCCGCTCGTCCTCAGAGGACCGGGGTCTGAAAAAGCCACTTTGAAGATATTGAGCCAGCTCAGTACAACGTGA
- a CDS encoding putative proteasome subunit alpha2, protease of the acylase family and NTN hydrolase fold (encoded by transcript BESB_067190) — MAGEGEYSFSLTTFSPQGAPALGIKAKNGVVIAAEKKLSTPLIEESSVRKVEHFTPNIGCVCAGMPADYRVVMKKGRKEAAAYNLFYKTPISVSQLVQDVAAVMQEYTQSGGVRPFGLSLLVAGYDEYGPQLYQVDPSGAYFGWKASAIGRDMQNAKTFLEKRYNPDIELEDAIHTAILTLKEGFEGAMNEHNIEIGVVGEDRKFRILTPAEIKDYLGPACANLQLIFKAILPKHQCDQTRTAEGMPLSRHAIAPPPAGGRSF, encoded by the exons ATGGCGGGTGAAGGAGAGTACAGCTTCAGTCTTACCACTTTCTCCCCA CAGGGAGCGCCGGCTCTGGGCATCAAAGCCAAGAACGGCGTCGTCAttgccgcggagaagaaactCAGCACCCCTCTCATCGAAGAGTCCTCCGTCAGAAAAGTTGAGCATTTCACGCCCAACATCGGCTGCGTCTGTGCGGGGATGCCCGCGGATTACAGAGTAGTCATGAAGAAGGGTCGAAAGGAG GCAGCGGCTTACAACCTCTTTTACAAAACTCCGATCTCCGTTAGCCAGCTCGTGCAAGACGTTGCAGCTGTCATGCAGGAGTACACGCAGTCGGGAGGTGTCCGCCCTTTTGGACTTTCTCTTCTCGTTGCGGG ATACGATGAGTACGGTCCTCAGCTGTACCAGGTGGATCCCAGCGGTGCCTATTTTGGATGGAAAGCTTCAGCGATCGGCCGCGATATGCAAAATGCCAAGACCTTTCTTGAGAAGCG ATACAACCCGGATATCGAACTGGAGGACGCCATTCATACTGCAATCTTGACTTTGAAAGAAGGCTTCGAAGGAGCGATGAACGAACACAACATCGAAATAGGAGTCGTTGGTGAAGACCGGAAATTCCGCATTCTGACACCTGCGGAAATCAAGGACTACCTGG GGCCCGCGTGCGCTAACCTGCAGTTGATTTTCAAGGCCATCCTTCCTAAACACCAGTGCGACCAAACTAGGACTGCTGAAGGAATGCCCTTAAGTCGTCATGCCATTGCACCGCCTCCTGCAGGAGGCCGCTCTTTCTGA
- a CDS encoding hypothetical protein (encoded by transcript BESB_067200) has translation MILGAAFIPAGLKEIVLLAVPPLCVAFFLAVFSGLVGVGLLWGATVPLMRNGGLAAKSSEAASGKAHEGSFPQSRGKKDANGITAPFVAIFRLLTQWRVFFPYLLNQCGSLCYYYLLGEYDLCITAPLANTLAFLFTFLTEAIINKSLPSMQDIVGCALIISGFAVCVSG, from the exons ATGATTTTAG GAGCGGCTTTCATTCCTGCAGGACTCAAAGAGATTGTCTTACTCGC CGTCCCGCCGCTCTGTGTCGCATTCTTCCTTGCTGTGTTTTCAGGGCTCGTGGGAGTCGGGCTTCTTTGGGGCGCGACCGTCCCTCTGATGCGCaacggcggcctcgccgccaaGAGTTCCGAGGCCGCTTCCGGAAAGGCCCATGAAGGCAGCTTTCCGCAGTCACGTGGAAAGAAGGACGCAAACGGCATAACAGCTCCTTTTGTTGCGATTTTCAGGCTACTGACGCAGTGGCGA GTTTTTTTCCCCTATCTCCTGAACCAGTGCGGTTCGCTGTGCTACTATTACCTCCTGGGAGAGTACG ACCTGTGCATCACGGCCCCTCTGGCGAACACCTTGGCGTTCCTGTTTACTTTTCTCACCGAAGCAATTATTAACAAGAGCCTTCCTTCGATGC aagacaTCGTCGGCTGTGCCTTGATAATCTCCGGCTTCGCCGTTTGCGTTAGCGGCTAG